accatcccatctggtttgcgcttagtgggactatcattttgtttttcaataggacaatgacccaacatatctccaggctgtgtaagggctatatgaccaagaaggagagtgatggagtgctgcgtcagatgatttggcctccacaatcaccagacctcaacccaattgtgatggtttgggatgagttggactgcagagttaaggaaaagcagccaacaagtgctcagcatatgtgggaactccttcaagactgttggaaaatcattccaggtgaagctggttgagagaatgccaagagtgtgcaaagctgtcatcaagggaaagggttACTACTTTGAAGACTCttcaatataaaatatattttgatttgtttaacacttccttgattactacatgattccatatgtgttatttcaaagttttgatgtcttcactattattctacaatgtagaaaatactaaaaataaagaatgagtaggtgtgtccaaacttttgactggtacatctTTTTTTgtagctaaacaggtggggcttgagtggtggtgtaaagtacttcagtaaaaatacttttaagtactatctattaagtcgttttttggggtatctgtgtTTTACTTTACTAttgatatttttgacaacttttacattTACTCCATTACATTCATAacgaaaataatgtacttttcacGCAATACATTTTcccctgacacctaaaagtactcgttacatttagaATGCTCAAGCAGGACAGAATTATGGCACCTATCAATATAAAGTTTTGTCATCCCTACAGCCTAGAGTTCTGGCAGACTCACGAATACAAATActgtgtttgtaaatgatgtctgagtgtaggaTTGTGCCCCTGTCTGTCCATAATTAAAAATAATATGAAAATCGTGAAGTCTGGTTtggttaatataaggaatttgatgtagAGCATTTACTTTTACTTTGTACTTTTACTAAAGTATGACACATGAGTACTTTTTCTACCActatacttaagtacatttaaaaccagatacttttagatTTTTAATCAAGTAGTATTAGTATCAGCAAAACtcaaaattatggaatttctggTGGAATAATCGTGCCAAGGCACTGTTCTGGTGGCTCATGGTCGCCCAAAGCCCTAATAAGAAACTTTatattggtgtttcctttattttggcagttaactGTAGATTCAAATAAAGTTCCTATCTATTAAATTAGGCAGAATTCTATTTTTTTGGCTGGTGTCAAAATTACCCCAAAGgacttgtttttttttgggggcaTATTTTTGAttcagaaacactaaacaatgATTTAGATGTATTATTAACAAGTTAATTGACAAAGTCAAGAAATTTTGAAGAATTTGGACTATGATCAAAAACGTGCCTCTGGGATCAAAATTACCCCAGTTGGTAGTATGAGTGTTAAATTAACTAGGCTCCTGGATATTTATAACACCTGAAATATTGTTGATATTGCTCTAATGTGCATGATGTACCTTTCACACAACAGTGACTGCTTGTCTGGAAGCTCTGCTGATTGTGCAACAAGAACAAACATTTTACTCACACTGTTAAACATAGCTGAAATGGTTAGAATTAGATTTATGCCTGCCTATTCATCTGTACTCACTGAACAGATTATCTAACTCCCACGCAAACACTTTTCAAAAAGTTCACAAAATACTTTAGGCAAGGCAGTGTTCTTCTGTTGATCTATTCTGATTGAGTGTTTTTACTATATGGCCGTGATCATATTCAAGGGATTATATCCATAGCACAACACACATGCTTCATAGACAATCAAACTCTTGACTTTAAACCATATGATGTGTGCCGCCATCAGCAGGCAGGCTTGTGCATTCTTTCCACTGAGGTCATTAGAGATAAGGAAATATTGACCTATTCATCCTCATAAAGGTTTACAAAGCATGAAAGTGGATGTGGTTGGAAGGAATCTTCTTATGAAATTAAAATAACCGTACACTAGTTGCTTGGTGCAGTCTAGAAGGCTGGACAGTGGTGATGGCATATGAAGATGACATGATGGATTGTCTTCATGTGAGTACATGATAACTAATTGGATTTGCTGTGTCTTACATTGAGAAATAAAGAGATCTGAAAGGGACTGACAACACACGCAagcatacacacgcacacgcaggcAGACTGTTACAATGATTACTCATCCACCTCTCAAAGAGTCAGGGAAGCTTCTTCACAAAGAGGAGTAGGAGGCATTTTCTGCCCAATGCCAAGAGCCTGCATACTTTAAATAGATATTCATCACTGTCTTTCCCTATACAAGGGGGAGATACATTAGGAAGGGGATcatactgcgtgtgtgtgtgtgtgtgtgtgtgtgtgtgtgtgtgtgtgtgtgtgtgtgtgtgtgtccatgttgaATGTGAGAGGGAAATGAGGAGGGGGTTGACACaggacagagagtgggagaggtagTTGCAGATGATGGGTGATGACAATCTCTAAGTAATGGGTACCATGTAGGCAAAATGCCTGTACCATTTAATAAAGGATAAGTGAGATCTGAGGAAAGACAGCTTTCTTGGCGCAGCCTTTGGTCTTTCTCTGTGAGTCatacacagagtgtgtgtgtgtgtattctctaaTGAGGCTACACTATTTAATGATTATGATTATTGAATTGATGTCTTAAAATGTCAGATGATGCTTCATTAATAACTTTATCTTGCTTTTTGTATCAAGCTACGTTTGTATTAGATAATATTTTCAACAAGATATACGATGCTAATTAGCAGCAATGGTTTACTTTTAGTCCAACATATCCTCCCACGGACTCCCACGTATAGAATAGGAATAAAAGCTTAGTCACCGACTCCTCTGATTGGCTTAAAGGGCCGGTCTGTCATGTCAATGCAGTGACCCACTGTGCTAAGGAAATTCCCAGGATAAAGCGGGAATAGATCTCACGCACAAACCGCGTTCACATTGATGTCGGTGGAATATAAAAATAACATCTAAAAAATGACGCAATATGTTCTTGGAGGTAAGAAACGTAATTTTAATTTTGGTCGGTTCTGTTGTACTTTGAAATTCAAGTTAAATTGATACGAGTTATGACTTATTGTGAATTTGCTTGTCTTCATCTAAAGATGGAAAAAAAATGACAAGCTTAATACTTTATGAAAACCAGATCTCAATTTATTAATTTATAATTCAACTTCTGTTAAGGTGGTGCATAGTTTGCATACTAATAGATACACAATTTTACGTGGCTTTGTAAATATTATTTGATGAAGACATCGAGGACCAACAGGTTGCAAACAGCAGGAAATACAAACAGCATGAAGATGACGTCTAATACAGTAACAATGTGGTACACCTTTTAATGGATTTAATTTAAATTCGATTGTGTAAGCTAAAAATGACTAGTGGAAATGTTCTGGTGTAGTTTATATACATCTGGTTATAAATGCATACATGGTGCTATATAAAATAATGTATTAAATAGTATTCATTTTATTTGGGCTTTTTCTGCCTCTTTTTGATATGTAGTGGTTTAGCAGGCCATGTAATGCAAAGAGACACAGGAAATCTGTTGCTCTCTGTTATAGAATTTATAGAGACCAACAGATTTCCTTGTAGTCATATTAGCATAGGAATTAGCTGGCGCAGTTCTTTATAAGAGGCATTGCCTTCACTTTAGAGATGTATGTAAACTGGCTAACAACATCATCCCTGAACCTGCAATGTCTAATAACACTAGCTTGAAGCATACTGTATTTCAGTTGTGGTAACAGACTGCATAACAATTTTTATATTAGGCTAGTAGCTGTCTTATCAATGGCTGTGTTTCAGCAATGACTATAATGGACCCGTGCAATAAATTACACCAGGTAATAATATTTTTCCTGATAAGGATCATCGGCTCACTGTCCACAGTAGAGAGCCTTCATCTTTTCCATCCACCATCTGGCCATGATAATGTCTCTGAATGGCTCATGCCCTGGTGAGTCTTGATCAGAGTGATCTCTGGTTCACATTCtccttgaatatatatatatatatatatttttagagcTTCTCATTCTCAATCAAACAGATTGGGCCTGATAGATGAGTCATAGTCAGAGACTGTCTGTCACAAAGTGTTTATGTTACAGGACAAGTTACTTTttggtgtctgaaatggcaccctattctctttatagtgcatTGATTCTGActagggccctgatcaaaagtagtgcactaaagaaGTAATAGGGTACCATCCCTTGGTGTCCCAATTACATTGCTTATAAATCTGTAGTCaagtgagatgagatgagagctgATATCGCCTCCTACACATGTACTAAGCCTCAGGAAAGCAGGAAATGTGACTCCACCGCATTCAGTTCAGTCTGCTGCTCTGGTTTAAATCAAAGCCCATAATTTCCATTTCCAATAGAGGACAATTAGTTAGGATTAGGACCCAAAACATTTCCTGTTTAATCTCATAATGGATGACGGGTGTAGAAACATAATAAATTAAGGGCTGTATTGGCAAATAAATAAGGTAAATAGAATTATGTTCAATGATTCATAATGAATAGGAGAAAATTGATGGtggcctctctctcgctctctttttcactctctgTGTTTTTCAGTCACTAATGTAATTGAAATGTAACCCCTCCTGTGTCCAGTCCACCTGCAGATTCTGCTGGCAGTGGGTCTGGCAGTCTTCTGCTTCTGCCTGGTGCTGGGCTGTCTACTGTGTTGGCGGAGAGGGAAGTATCATCCACCAGAGGACAAAGAGGCTGCACTGTCCCCTTCCTCAGCCACTTGTGAACGGGTTACCGTGTCCCTGACCCCCTCCTCTGGCACCTTACCCATCAAGCAGCAGTATGAGGAGCTAGACGGGGATGTCCTGGACCTCCCCTCCCCCAATAGCAGCTCCTCCCCCTCTGAGGATGACCTCACCGCCCTGCCCTTTGAACCTCGCCCCCGGTCGTCCTCCTCCCAGCTGAGGTCCTCCCCCAGGTCCTGCTTTCCCATGCGTCGCCTCAGCACCCcgagtgtgtcctcctcctcccactacaaGCCTTCAGGCCATGGCCGTTCCTCCCTGCCCTCTATCTCCAAACTGGGCCTAGTCTCCAAGACCCGTCGGGCGCTGGAACGCCGCTGCACCGTGACCGGTGACAACTTCCTGTACAGCGAACAGAGCCACCTGACCAGCCCTGGCAATGCCATGCAGTCTCCTGGCCTTCAGGGGGAGCTGTCCCAGCCACAGTACGGCTCCAGCTCCCTATCCATCCCCACCAAGCCTGCTCCTCTCCTGCACTTCTCCCTGCTCTTCTCCCCGGCACGGGGCACTCTGACCACCAACATCATGGGCCTGTCCGGGGCGGCACGGCGGCGCAGTGGGGTGTTCGTACGAGCCAGCCTGCCCCCGCTCTGCCCCTCACCCCAGCAGGGGGCGTCTCGGCGGCTTAGCCTCAGCCCAGAGATACAGTGCCAGAGCCTTGTGCTACAGGTGGGCTCTGTGGAGGAGCTCCGTGCCTGCACCCTCCGGCTGGCTGTGTTCAGCAGGGACTTCTCAGGCCTGAGAGAGACAGCGCTGGGGGAGCTGGAGATGCCTTGTGGCGAGATGGACTGGGAGCCAGACACAACTGTCCCCTACACCAGGGAGCTCACCCCCACCAGGAGTAGGCTGAAAAAGGTAATAGGTCATTTTACAAGCCTAGGGGACTATCATAGAAATAGAACCACAAgatagatatactgtatagtcattctatttctacggGCACTATAGCCTCACAATCACTATCTATCTCCCCACCATCTTAGACCACTTTTTTCAGTTATCTTTAAGCACAGAAAAACTACACACACTGGGGCTATGAATAGTCCATATCGTGTTTTATCTATGAGGGAATGTGTCAGGCTAGTCTAATCAGAACAAGGTCTGGGCCATTAGCAGCTTTTCCACTGTTGTTGGACATGGTGACATTGTAGTTTGTGACTGGAGAGCAAACATGTGGAGTGCAGTGAGCAGTGGGCCGTGTCCTCTGTGGTGCTGTGCCAGAAGGCATTACTGACAGCCTGAGCTGGCGAGGGtgtgggtgagagggacagagctAGGCCTCAGGCACTGGGCTGAGCGAGCATGGTGATGTATGAATGGACATTATGTAGACACCATGTCTTATCAGTGGATCTCTGCGTGAGGCTGGGTGGCAGCATGCAGGCACCTCTGATCTCAGCTGCAAGGCACAGAGAGATGTCATGCATGCTGTACATGTATGAAGCTCAATGAGTTATCACCCAATGAGAAAACGAATAGAAGTAGAGAGATGGTAGCTGATAGGTGGTGTGAGGATGTAGTTGTGATCTCTAATGGTACTGTAGTGGTGCAATGAGATCAGATGAAAGTTGCCATATTACTGTAACGCGTTAGCATTATAACACTATTGTTGACATGATGTGGGAGGCCAGGGACTGATGTGACAGGGTTTGGAGCTGGTGCAGAATACAGACAGGATGGTCACTTTAGTTTGTGACGTCCGGAATCAATGGGTTCGTCAGCCCACTTACAGGTTACTCAGCATTTGACTCTGCAATGTCATGCTTTAGCCTGATGGGACatactgactgagagacagatCAAGTGATGTCTCCCTTGTTGGGGGATCTCCCATTAGACTCCACTGGTCTCACAAACACAGGCAGGCTTACAGCTGCATGCTCACTAGGTCTGGGCCCACGGTGCTGTCGGCTCTAAATAAGCAACTAATGAGATTCGTTGTGCTTTTTATGTCATGAATCTCATGGACACCTCATGGGGTAAAAGACGAGATTCTTAAGGATGATAATTTAGCGGCAACAACATGTCGTTATTTTTACGCTGTGTTTTCTACTTTAGTTACCTCAGGACACAAAGAAGAACatgtgtttaataaaacaacaacacactgtgctcgtctcttcttcttattaacTCAGCCTCTCCCCTCCCAGAGTACGAGTTCCCAGGAGACGTTAGGTCGTAGGAAGAGTTCGCTCTGTGCTGCTCCACGAGCCCTGGGTCAGCTCTTCATTCTGCTGCAGTACCAGACACTGGCCCACCGCATCAAGGTGATGGTCCGCAAGGCTGAGAACCTGGCCAAACTCTCCCGGATGCCAGGAGCAGCAGGTATGATAGGTCCATTTAGCTTTCATCCCAAGCAACATACAGAACTGTCGACATTGACAGTGATACACATGCAGGAATCAATACACAACTCTGGTGTTGCCGGCACTATGCTTTAAGCCACTGAGCCATTATTTAGAACCACCCCAGTCAAGCCCTCAACCTCACAATCCCATATCCAGTCTCAGCCTTAGTCACAGTCATATTCCCAGGCCCCTGCAGCCCTGATTGAGCTCCTAATGAGATTACAGATACTGATGGGCCTCCTGTCatttcccctctcgctctctctctccatttttcaTATTGATTGTTGCTCTCATGTCCCTACAGATCACTACGTAGTCATCAACCTGCGTCAGGATGGGAAGGTGATCAGTACGAAGGAGACCAAAGGGGCGGGAGGACACAACGCTGTGTGGAACGCTCCCTTTCTCTTTGACCTGCCTGTTGGTGACATCACTCAGCTGCCTCTTGCTCTGGAGTTCATCATCATGCAGGTAGGAATGACTCAGTGGTGAAGAATTAGGAGAGTGCAACCACGGATAATGTAATAACAGATAATGTAATTACTTGTTTGTCCAGTTTTTTATTACATCCTCAATTATGTTACAAGTCTTCCATCAAATGTATCTTCTGTGCATTTGTGTCTTACAACTATCTGTATGTTATTTTTCTACAAAAGACATGTCTCAGACTACTTCACTGTATATGGTCAGAGAGCAACCAACAAAACATCTATCTTTTCAACAGGGGCGGCTCTACACGAAGAGCAGCATGCTGGGCCGTGTGTTGATTGGCTGCGAGGCCCCGGAGGCAGGACAGGGACACTGGAGGGACATGTGCAGGCAGGGACAGGTGGAGACAGCGCACTGGCACCCCATCACACCAGCAGTCTTTTAGGACTTTATAGCTGACCTCTACCTGTGTCAGGAGGGTCAGGGCGTTgctggagagaggacaggtgataGAGGGCTTGCCAGACTAATGGGACACGCACAAAGGACGAACAGCAAATGGACTATCAGTGGTGGCACCTGTAAACCTATTGTGACGTCATTGCTTTTAGACTTGTAGTATCTGATACTTACTGTTCCACACTGCCCTAACAGTGAGATACAGGCCACAGGACTGACTGCCACTACGGCTGTATGATACCAGTTGCATGGATTTGTGTTATGTGTTGGTGATGTTGTATCATAGAGGACAATCTGTCAGTCCCACACATctttaaagctggaatccttaacTGAAACAACAGCAAAGCGGACACCCCATCTGTGTTTTGGTAAAAGGCTGAGGGATGAGCCTGGAGAAAGATAACCGCTCACAAATTCATAGTCACGACTgaacatccatgatatcaaaatgatagttttaaccatgttttgaggctatacagtgtttgtctacatttacattgtttacaaacactgACGTAAAATAAGcttgtattttgggttctgatggagtAGGACAGTTGAAATAAGCTCATTGAGGCATTACCAAGTTAGATttgtcaagaatcaatgggtatatactgtatcattaatttacaagtccaaaaatgggtgtagcaactaaggattccagctttaaagACCATTGTCTGAATTTGCTCTACTGTCAATGATTATTAAGTCATGGCCAAAACACTTCTAGTTGTGGTTTACTGTGACGTTCTGTGTCAGTATTTGTCCCCAGCATTGATCTCTGATCTTTGCCAGACATTAGCGTGATTGAAAAAGTGATATTGATCGTCATGCGCTATACTCTGTCATGGACTACTCATCCACTATCCACTGTGGCAGGATGATAACAGACATATGTGCAGTACTAGGTGTTGGCCTGAATCATTACATACCATATATCTTTACCTGGACATAATCAAGCCTGTACCAGAGAAGCCCTCCAAACACCTTCATGAAGACAGGAGTCTGAAAAGTCATTTGCGTACATCAATCAGCCATCAATTGATTACTGTAACTGTGTAGACATGCTTTTAAGGGACTTATACTGTACACATTCTGTCATGGGACTTAATTCTTTTAATCAGCATTGACAAATGGAATGCCTGTCTTGTCTTGCTAAAACTGCATATTTCTGCTTTTTAACAGAGAAAGCTCTCACAGTTGACATGCGTCTCTGAATGAAAGTGATGTGATGAAGATACCATAGGTTCTGTCATATTTATAGATAGTATATGTCCCATGCACTAGAATATTACATGTACCTAACATTACAAAAAAAATACCACCGTTGACTAGTGGAGTAAAATGCCTGATATGGAAACACTTGTAGAACTCAACCTTCAGTCGTTGCCGTTGTTTCTTATGTATTTCTGATGGCCCTTTTGATGGTTATAAATATTCATATGTAACAGTGTTGCTGCCGTCCCTCTACTTGCtccaacctgggctcgaaccagggaccctctgaacacatcaaCTGCTTCGCAAGAACCATTGTTagctatcgctccacaaaagccacgatgtttgcagagcaagggaaacaagtacttcaaggtctcagagtgagtgacgtcaccgattgaaatgctactagcgtgcaccgctaactagctagccatttcacactggtTTCACACGTTGTGTAACTGCTGCCCTTTCTACTACTGTATGTGTCACTGAAATCATGGTCCCAGATATCAATTTATAGCTCAATCACTTATACAGCACTTATATTGAATGTGACAGACAGGACATCTTTACTGTTGAATGGTCTATGATGGAGTAGGAGTTCGAGAGTTAGAAGAAAATATACATTCTATATGGGTTTAATCTAGTAGAACTAAAACATGCCAATGTAAACAGTGGGATAAGGTTTGATCTGTGATTTCTATGAAAGCCCTTCACCTGATACCACAATGGCATTGTTTCATTTTTTACATTTCTCTAATCTGCCACTTTCCCAGACAAGGTATCTTTAATGGGTGTTTGATCATCTGTTCTCATTCCCTTAAATCTGTGTGAACCCTTGCTGATCCTGCGCAGTAGAAACATACTGTTGCCTGCACTACA
The Oncorhynchus nerka isolate Pitt River linkage group LG28, Oner_Uvic_2.0, whole genome shotgun sequence genome window above contains:
- the LOC115112815 gene encoding synaptotagmin-5-like, yielding MTQYVLGVHLQILLAVGLAVFCFCLVLGCLLCWRRGKYHPPEDKEAALSPSSATCERVTVSLTPSSGTLPIKQQYEELDGDVLDLPSPNSSSSPSEDDLTALPFEPRPRSSSSQLRSSPRSCFPMRRLSTPSVSSSSHYKPSGHGRSSLPSISKLGLVSKTRRALERRCTVTGDNFLYSEQSHLTSPGNAMQSPGLQGELSQPQYGSSSLSIPTKPAPLLHFSLLFSPARGTLTTNIMGLSGAARRRSGVFVRASLPPLCPSPQQGASRRLSLSPEIQCQSLVLQVGSVEELRACTLRLAVFSRDFSGLRETALGELEMPCGEMDWEPDTTVPYTRELTPTRSRLKKSTSSQETLGRRKSSLCAAPRALGQLFILLQYQTLAHRIKVMVRKAENLAKLSRMPGAADHYVVINLRQDGKVISTKETKGAGGHNAVWNAPFLFDLPVGDITQLPLALEFIIMQGRLYTKSSMLGRVLIGCEAPEAGQGHWRDMCRQGQVETAHWHPITPAVF